The following DNA comes from Malania oleifera isolate guangnan ecotype guangnan chromosome 12, ASM2987363v1, whole genome shotgun sequence.
AGTTGGTTGCGTTGAATCACATTTGAGTGATAGAATGGATGAATTTGATCTTGCATTTGGATAGTAATATTAGTAATATGTTCGGCACATCGGCAAGTACATCTTGTCTTGCAACATAGCCTCTTTGATGCATTTGACTTAGCAGTCCCCCACATGTTCATAaagtaatatttttatatatggcTCTGAAATCGAGACAAGAAAGAACAATGAATCTATTATTGTcttatatttttgaattatttgATTTGCTCACTATTTCTAAGTTCATTTTTCCTGATTTAAAGGTTTATGATTATTTACTCATTAATATACGTTAATTCAATGAGTTGATTTTGAcaatttgcttttattttatacatattacttagacaaaaaaaaaaacactaatctTTTCTTCATTGATAACTTTATGTTTTTAACTGTAATCAAACGTATTATCAAaaacttttaattaaaaatgttatattattaaaaaaaaatagcataTGGTAAGAAAAAATTAGACCAATTTGCACTCACCCACCCTAAGCCTAGACCATTAATTATGTTTAGGTCATACTTTAAGTTTAACTTTTACTTTAAGGTCACAAcaaaggtgaaaaaaaaaaacagtaattTCTAAACAATTACAAAAGCAGACCTAAGTTAAAATCTAGGCAGTCTAAGCTCTTAGAAAGCTATAAGCATAAGCAATTAGGCATGCAGCCAGACTAAAATTAACTCTTCAATAATTATTTCTACTTTTGCTAAGAAGTCATATCTACTTAAACATATAGGCAAACCTATGCAAGCAACTAGGCATGCAATCTCTAAATTGGCTGCCCTAGTTTGACCACCTTTGTTGCCTAACTTTGTTTCCCTCTGTGTTTTTAACCTTTAAGCATCTTTCTTTTAATTGAGCAGATAgatttattttacttaatttggAGTcagaatattaaaattaaattgaaatagACAGTCGTTACAATAAAAGTGATCGATATGATTCATGATTATTGGACCGGAGTTACATAATGGGAAATAGCCTAACTTCCATCTCATATCCTTTTTTACCCTTCTTAAAATTCGCACTTAAGATCCTCAAATATTAAAATCCCAAATGTATAAAATACCTTATCCCTATATTTGGAGGCACCTTCCATTTGAAGATGTactggatttgaataaaatataatataaaattatattaatgtttgcacaaatccacccaaatctaaATCTAATGTCTGAAATCCAAGCTATCAACGCAAATTAGGGCACGTATAGATTGCGTGATTAGGACTTTTTACCTTATCGAGAACCCATAAAGAAGCATTACgtgatttaaaattaattttttatgtgAATGATAGGTTCTTTATATAACTTCCTCTTTACGTAGATTAatgtttcatttattttttgGAGCTTTTAGGGAAAGAAATGGCGATATCATTAAAGGGGATTTTGTCAAAAAATACATTCATTTAATATATtagttttcattaaaaaaaaaaatcacaacatGCCCATTGGTTTTTGGTTAAAACCAAGAGGgtaaatttatatttgtatatatttttaaaagaagcTTTTACCCAAGAGTAAATATGAAGCATAAGCCAAGATCTACGTACTTGGATTGCAGATACTAATACATACtggtaggcctggcaaaacgggcgggcgggccgggtttgggcgggtcactaacgggccgggtcataaacgggcgggtcataaacgggtcaatgttaaatggatcacacacatgtcaaccctaacccgcctatttaataaacgggcgggtaacgggtcacccgtttaaaaatatatatatattttttattttaaaatttttaaaattttcatataaaatgacatttttttttttaaaaaaaaactgcattttatttattaatttctaaatgaaaagaacataaaatgtaaaaaacaatacatccctttaatgaatacaatttttttaaaaatgtaaaattaaaaaaaacacgcacacctctaaaaatattaaatatgcataatacatgcataaaatatttatatataaatctaaatttaaatgagtcccgtaatatttacatatagagctaaatgtaaaatatttaataagttcattcatcattcatatttttttaattcacgcattatgcataacacatgaatcaaatattcaagtcccacaatcaaaacataatcttaaaaaatataacagttaaatatttagaaacaaaaccaaatttaaatgagttccataaaaattcacaagattacaattttcaaaagataataaaaaaacttaattagCCATGATTGTTTGTCGAAGCTTCTCCCAAATCATtaatcaaaagattttcaaatttgacttctaattgttcagcttcttctctttcttcacttgGATCCACTGCAATGACAAGATAAATAGATAATAAATAAGAAACAATAACAATTGACAAAggatatgaaagtaaataaaatgtaagtatcgaaattattgaaataatattggaaaaactcaaaaaaaaaaaaaaatgcatacttgcgcaaccaaacaaccaatttcgaGTTGTTATCAATGCTCCTGCATTTTCCGGCAAAAGTGATCTTCGATATTTGTTAAGAACCTGAGCTCCAATGCTGAATGCAGATTCTGATGCAACGCTTGTGATAGGAATAGTAAGTACATCACGCGCCATAAGAGATAAATCAGGATATCGAAATCGATTATCTTTCCAATACCGCAATATATCCATTTCAGCATGTTCCACACGATTTAGCCTAGGctcttccaaatataaatctaattgagatttttctgcagtagcacaatattggctttcataaaattcaaattcctgtcatatattagaatagaaaaacaaacaatataaatataacagctaaaaataatatataaagtaagaaatgacaaattagaaaatataaatgaagttaCCGAAAGCTCATCTCTAATGAGATTGTCACTACCACCAGTACCCCCAGTAGATGAAGTAGTAGATTCCAAAGAAGATTTTGATTTGTTTGCATAATCTTGGAATAGAGAGTACAACTTTTGACGAAGGAGATTTAGCTTTTGCCGAGAAGTGGATGAATCAATCTTTGAGTAACAAAACTCGACAAATTGAAGCTTGTAACGAAGATCAAGAACAATTGCAAATGCCAAAACAACACTATAACACTTCCAATATTTATCgaacttctctttcatttttgcagCCATACCATTAACAATGCAGTCCGGATTTTCCATTGTCTCAAGTAGATGCAAttgaattttccatatatttgaaaaatacaaattagatgtaGGATAATCTGAACCCGAGAAGAGTTTTGTCATGTCGTAAAATGGCTTCAAGAAATTGCAAATGACCTCAGCTCTATTCCACTCTTCATTTGACGGACAATACTTATAATTTGCATCAAGTAAAGCATAATGAATTAAAGCCCGTCGATATATGAGTGCACTTTCTATCATCATGAAAGTTGAATTCCACCTAGTTGGTACATCCAAGCGCAAACTGATTGAAGCAAGTATACCAACTCGTTTAATGCACTCTTCAAACTTAAGTTTTCTTCCTTTTGAACCCTTAATGTACTTGACACTTTCTCTAATGTTATACACAACACGTTCAATCACTTTTAAGCCTTCTTGAACAATAAGattcaaaatatgagcacaacaccTTACATGAAAATATTCACCGCCACTTACTAAAGGTGCTTGCAAAGACAATTGACTTGAAAGAATATCTTGCATACTATCATTAGCAGTTGCATTATCCAACGTGATGGAAAATATCTTGCTATCAATACCCCATTCCTTCAATACACTAAATATTTTTTCTGACAAAGCAACTCCTGAATGTGGGGGTGGCATGTGAGAAAAGTTAATAATTTTACTATGCAATATCCAATTTTCATCCACAAAATGAACTGTAATGCATAAATATCCTTCAGTTGTAGGAAAAGACCAACAATCAGAAGTCAAACACACTCTACCAAAAGCACTCTGTATTGTAAGTTTAAGTTTCTCCTTCTCccttttatgtattttcaatacATCAGCTTTAGCAGTGTTCCTAGCAATTGGTTTAACATCAGGATTaagatatttatgcacatctcgaTTTCCTTCATGCTCAACCCATGAAAAAGGATAACAATGTTTTATTACAGCAATTGCCATCTTCTCACGATAAACATCTTGCTCAATTTTTTTCGCATGAAGTTTGGTTCCGTAATCCATGTGCATCTGCTTCACATCATAGTTATCACGTAATGGACAATTATTAATGTGGCGTCTCAAATTTGCCGTCCCATGAGTTGAAGCATTAGCAACATATTCAGCCCCACATTTTTTACATTTTGccttctgttttccatcaacatcTATAGGTAACAAATAGAATTCATCCCAAGCAGCTGATGTCTTTCTACGTTGTCTCTTTTTGTTAGTgccatcattgatagaagaacTGTTCTTTTCAGATTTATCTGAAGATGGAGTAATATTACACTCATCATCAAAATCCAAGTTTATGGTATCCATTATTTGCAATTTGTATTATCCCtaacaaagaataattttttggATACACTGGGTGTCTTGGGCTTTCGCACCAGACTAATTCCCTAACAAAGAAAAATAGTTAAGACTccgaaaaattataaaataaacaaaataatgaaatatttaaacaataaacacaaaTCTGTTATTGGGTGTATGTGTGTGTGacaacaaattatttttttattttctgtaggGAAACACAAaaaacattattataaaaatttcttttgttatTACTTGATTTTCATTCTACTTAACTTGTGAACatggtaggatccttcttgttttcttaatttattttatttatctactatttatttatatactatttattcatcacaaatcttatTCATCACAAATCCATGGTGGCACTGGCATCATCCATGAACCAAACAAGTTACAAGCCAGTAAATTAGTAACAGTAACAGTAAGGCACTAAGGCAGTAACACTGTAGCAGATACATGACTGCAGAGAGAGAGCCTACAAAATAAAAAAAGCTTGACAGTAAGTTACCTCTGCAACTCACCTCTAGAGCTGAAGTTGATGCAGTAAGTTGCTGTGGTCACTGGTCCGTGGAGCCTGGAGGCGACGACTCGAGCAACTCACAACACCGGCAGGTCCGGCAAGTAGCAGcacaccagaggagaggagaggagactcAGGAGAGGACAGGTCGGGGCAGTCCGGCACGGCGGCACGTTGCAGCGCACCAGAtctagaggagaggagaggagagttaggagaggccgagagggtGAGAGCTTGAGAGACTAGAGTGGAGACTCGAGAGCTGTGGCGTCACTGGCGTGGGTTAGAGACTTAGAGCCCTTACGGTTTTTTCGTGTTGATTGAGAGTTGAGACTCTTGAGTCTTGCAGGCCTACTGTCTACTGAGTACTGAGAAGTGAAATGCTGAAGCAGTGAAGCCTGAAGCGTGAAGCACTGAAGCCTGAAGGGCGGCCGAAGGCATGTGCGGCTGTGCCGTGTGCGTGAAGTCAGGACTGCAGGCTGCAGCATGAGTGTGAGTGACAGTGAGTCTCTGAAGGCTGAAGGCGAAGGGTGAAGCGTGAAGGCAAGCTGGCGCTGGAAGCCTGGaaaattggaaataaaaaaaGCTATTAAGGATTCAAAATAACGGGTCACCCGCcaggtgacccgcccaaacccgatgaacccgtttataaacgggttaacccgtgacccgcccaaatATTAAACGGGTTAATTTCTTCAAATCCGAACCCGTTTTAAACGGGCGGAtccgggtgacccgacgggtcatgacccgttttgccaggcctacatACTGGCCTATCTGGGAATGAAATAAATGTATTTATGGGCATGAGTGAATAGTGTATGCCTAATAATGAGTCATCCAAACACGACCCTACTGACCCTGTTCCCTCTGCACTCCATTTCATCACACTACCCTGGCAGCCTCCACAGTTGCTTAATTATTTTGTTTCACcactaaaacttttttttttttttttggtctgttTGTTTATAGAGTTGAGCATGCTATGTATGTTGTGTGATGATGGGCAGACATTTTATAGTGGTTTGTACTACTGGACTATCTTGTGTGATTCCTGCTGAAGTGTGCACTTAGGAGTAGCTGCTGAAGTGTGCACTTAGGAGTAGGTCGGTTAAAACtgaattaattgaattaatcgaGTAAATTTTATAATTTCGATCCGATTAAAATTTATTTGGTttgattcaatttttattttcgtTGAACTTCGATTTTTTATATTCAGTTTATTTTTTGAGCTTAATATGTTTTGATTTGCCAAATTAAcctagtataaattaataataaataattatatatattatgtatattaaaatattttatatattatatatgtactaaaattttatatattttatatatattatacatattaaaattatatatatataaatattcaaTCGGTTAAATTTGATTAACTGAtttaattgaaatttaatttggTAGGTTTTGAGTTCAGTTAATAAGGAATTTCAATTTAATTTGGTTAAAAAGATTTTATAATTGAAGTTTTTTTATTAATTCAGTTAATCGATCAAATTAACTGTAGtgattcaaaaaatatatatatttaagtaattaaataattattattaattaaataatataatataataatataatattataatgatatatatatatatatatatatatatatattatatcctaAAGGATCTCAGGATCCTTCAGGTAGAAAACAAAGGCGGCCCCCTTCGTCTCCTTGTCTGCTCTCTCCTCTCCTCAATCTCGTCCCGATATTCCGTTAATCGGAAATCTAGAAATACTATTGGACTCTGTTCACCACCATCGACACTTCCACtagagcggatctgtcgtgggagcggcgtaggtatatctcctagggtaaggtcaattctcaaacttacctcaatttctcttaaactataagcctaattaacgaacggaaattatcaggagattcgtggggagattctctacaatctaaccggaGCAGGTTTTTGAATTGGAGTTTcgaggtaccaatcctaaatcgggggtaagtttaataattcaGACTTTATTAGGCCATTTAGAGTATTCAGAGCATaagggaattttagggaaagttactctaaagttcgggctgcacaacccgtgccatgggggaagtaaatgacgtgtttgtcacagggagtgtattatatgcatatattttaatttatgtgaatacaaataattaataagataattttgagggcttgctaagaaaggcgagtgccctagtagcagtaacggtattagagcagagggaagctacttgtatggatcggtaatcttccctatcctcgactaattgtgtgtgtgagtgcaaaataagaatgttttcataaatgtgtttatctgcttagtgaactggttattttttgtatactaaatgcatgttggccacacaatgatattaacttagtctttcccttactgagttgtgtctcacccctactttacaaactatttttttagaaaatcccAGAGATCGGGTCTAGGCGGCTaaaggtgtaaatttatgtaggtagtgtgtagatagagattttatttttgtttagttttatgggatgtaattatgtgaaaatggatatatttgtgtataaagatagttagaactttggtaatttaatttgagaattttttattttatttccgaTGCATTTATGTATTTTATATATGATGCATAACGTATTAGGTatacagacgtcactaaagtagcactctgagCCCACGTGGAGAGTTGGGGTCGTtataggtggtattagagcctaggtttggtAGGTTTcgcagactttgaggattgataattaccaaagtataggttgagataagatagggataggagtgggtaggttaaaaTGGGTTTTAgtttggaagcttggaggcagaaatctattgacggacttctgtgattttctgaatcagtcgcgagttttaaaaaaccatggtaaatccatcgatggattcgtttctaggttgagggacttgaactcaggaaatttaggttggaatgttagtatgagtgggtatgtgtgtgaagttaatgttgggaCGGAGATTTATTTTTACCTTAAtggtttgtgatagaattggaatatgaattattaaattagaacctatatattataacaattccattattccatatttgcattaattatgttaaatgtgaaatttctaagtcgggttatatcctatttacaggaTGGATTTTAAGGGAAAAGATGTTGTGATTGGAGGAGATACCTCTAGTGAGAATGATG
Coding sequences within:
- the LOC131143942 gene encoding zinc finger BED domain-containing protein RICESLEEPER 2-like, yielding MDTINLDFDDECNITPSSDKSEKNSSSINDGTNKKRQRRKTSAAWDEFYLLPIDVDGKQKAKCKKCGAEYVANASTHGTANLRRHINNCPLRDNYDVKQMHMDYGTKLHAKKIEQDVYREKMAIAVIKHCYPFSWVEHEGNRDVHKYLNPDVKPIARNTAKADVLKIHKREKEKLKLTIQSAFGRVCLTSDCWSFPTTEGYLCITVHFVDENWILHSKIINFSHMPPPHSGVALSEKIFSVLKEWGIDSKIFSITLDNATANDSMQDILSSQLSLQAPLVSGGEYFHVRCCAHILNLIVQEGLKVIERVVYNIRESVKYIKGSKGRKLKFEECIKRVGILASISLRLDVPTRWNSTFMMIESALIYRRALIHYALLDANYKYCPSNEEWNRAEVICNFLKPFYDMTKLFSGSDYPTSNLYFSNIWKIQLHLLETMENPDCIVNGMAAKMKEKFDKYWKCYSVVLAFAIVLDLRYKLQFVEFCYSKIDSSTSRQKLNLLRQKLYSLFQDYANKSKSSLESTTSSTGDLYLEEPRLNRVEHAEMDILRYWKDNRFRYPDLSLMARDVLTIPITSVASESAFSIGAQVLNKYRRSLLPENAGALITTRNCGSK